A region from the Acidimicrobiia bacterium genome encodes:
- a CDS encoding SDR family oxidoreductase: MTDYPGLPAPPPVGESALPAGTFDGTCVLITGGGTGLGKAIASEFARLGASIVIASRKEEHLQAGRAAMEALGAPVAVATADIRDAEQIAAMFDTAESAFHLPDVLINNAAANFPVPSEDMSPNAWRSVIDITLNGTFLVTREFGRRHLAAHTPGSIVNVGASYAWTGGPGWAHSAAAKAGVKSLVESLSVEWGPYGIQVNGLVPGLFPHEDMTADIRGSLDRAAEQNRRQPAMRVGELQELGWAATFLASPYARFISGCTLVVDGANWQRRSLTNPPVETVRDQMGRGRFEP, from the coding sequence ATGACCGATTATCCCGGACTGCCCGCGCCGCCTCCGGTCGGCGAGAGCGCCTTGCCCGCCGGTACGTTCGACGGCACGTGTGTGTTGATCACCGGCGGTGGCACTGGCCTCGGCAAGGCGATCGCGAGCGAGTTCGCGCGCCTCGGCGCCAGCATCGTGATCGCGAGTCGCAAGGAAGAGCACCTCCAGGCCGGTAGAGCCGCGATGGAGGCGCTCGGCGCGCCCGTGGCGGTTGCGACGGCCGACATCCGCGACGCCGAGCAGATCGCGGCGATGTTCGACACCGCGGAGTCGGCGTTCCACTTGCCCGACGTGCTCATCAACAACGCGGCGGCCAACTTCCCCGTGCCGTCAGAGGACATGTCGCCGAACGCATGGCGCAGCGTGATCGACATCACGTTGAACGGCACCTTCCTGGTCACCCGGGAGTTCGGCCGACGTCACCTCGCGGCGCACACGCCCGGCTCGATTGTCAACGTTGGCGCGTCGTACGCGTGGACCGGCGGCCCGGGATGGGCACACAGCGCGGCGGCCAAGGCCGGCGTGAAGAGCTTGGTCGAGTCGTTGTCGGTGGAGTGGGGTCCGTACGGCATCCAGGTCAATGGGTTGGTTCCGGGCCTGTTCCCACACGAGGACATGACCGCCGACATCCGCGGCAGCCTCGACCGTGCCGCGGAGCAGAACCGCAGGCAACCTGCGATGCGCGTGGGTGAGCTGCAGGAGCTGGGATGGGCGGCGACGTTCCTCGCGTCCCCGTACGCGCGCTTCATCTCCGGTTGCACGCTCGTCGTCGACGGCGCCAACTGGCAGCGGCGCAGTCTCACGAATCCGCCGGTCGAGACCGTGCGCGACCAGATGGGCCGCGGTCGATTCGAGCCGTAG
- a CDS encoding enoyl-CoA hydratase/isomerase family protein has protein sequence MADDEKIRLEYDGAIAVITNDNPEKRNAFDDAMDARLWEILAELHDRPDVRSVIWRGEGKAFSSGRDVGAIGGGQVELTHHELMRRGHRGAQQIFDLDAPVIVAIQGWAIGASFQRALLCDIRIAAEDARFMLPEVTYGVIPDTGGVGRLFQICGHGVASDMVLTGRPMDAAEAYAHGVVSRVVPNDRLDDTAWEIARKIAAAPAVTVKMARRVIQHLAEPEIRSSMAEELIAQTFINKSDDYAELRAARAEEREPRFTGS, from the coding sequence ATGGCCGACGACGAAAAGATCCGGCTCGAGTACGACGGGGCGATCGCGGTGATCACGAACGACAACCCGGAGAAGCGCAACGCGTTCGACGACGCGATGGACGCGCGCCTCTGGGAGATCCTTGCCGAGTTGCACGACCGCCCCGACGTCCGCTCGGTGATCTGGCGGGGTGAGGGCAAGGCGTTCTCGTCGGGGCGCGACGTCGGCGCGATCGGGGGCGGGCAGGTGGAGCTGACGCACCACGAGCTGATGCGTAGGGGTCACCGTGGCGCGCAACAGATCTTCGACCTCGACGCACCGGTCATCGTTGCCATCCAGGGGTGGGCGATCGGTGCGTCGTTCCAGCGCGCGCTGCTGTGCGACATCCGCATCGCGGCCGAAGACGCGCGTTTCATGCTCCCTGAGGTCACCTACGGCGTGATTCCCGACACCGGCGGAGTGGGACGGCTCTTCCAGATCTGCGGTCACGGTGTCGCGAGCGACATGGTGCTCACCGGACGGCCGATGGACGCCGCCGAGGCCTATGCCCACGGCGTGGTCTCGCGCGTGGTCCCCAATGACAGGCTCGACGACACTGCTTGGGAGATCGCGCGCAAGATCGCTGCCGCGCCCGCCGTCACGGTGAAGATGGCGCGTCGCGTGATCCAGCATCTCGCCGAGCCCGAGATCCGTTCGTCGATGGCGGAGGAGCTGATCGCGCAGACCTTCATCAACAAGTCGGACGACTACGCAGAGCTCCGCGCGGCGCGAGCCGAAGAGCGCGAGCCGAGGTTCACGGGGAGCTGA